In the Nitrospirales bacterium LBB_01 genome, one interval contains:
- a CDS encoding flagellin FliC produces MAFVINTNIMSINAQRNLYKTQGPLQNAMKRLSSGFRINSSADDAAGLAIATRMSSQIRGLTVAERNANDGLSVVQTAEGSMSEVINNLQRIRELGVQAMSGQYGVTDVANMQKEVNVLVEEIGRIAEQTKFNGQRLLDGHFHTKLQTSFAASDSQVQITIGSMNTDALGGPTFSPTGKDGPMMFLKDIHTATSVGVNGIGDGSFTTLAGFGFPPNYSYTAKSAFAYSGIASFQVADSTSLTGFKSQASNAIAIIDSALTFVTSAMADMGAKGNQLEANIRNLENVLETTQASRSRIMDADFAAETANLTKSMILQQSGISVLAQANSSPQNVLALLK; encoded by the coding sequence ATGGCTTTCGTAATTAACACAAACATAATGTCTATTAATGCACAGCGGAACCTGTATAAAACACAGGGACCTTTGCAAAATGCGATGAAAAGGTTATCATCTGGTTTCAGGATAAACTCTTCTGCTGATGATGCCGCAGGCCTTGCCATAGCAACAAGAATGAGCTCTCAGATACGAGGTTTAACGGTAGCAGAACGAAATGCCAATGATGGTCTCTCAGTGGTTCAGACTGCAGAGGGTTCAATGTCAGAGGTTATCAATAACCTTCAGAGGATACGAGAGCTTGGAGTTCAGGCAATGAGCGGGCAGTATGGTGTAACTGATGTGGCAAACATGCAGAAGGAGGTCAATGTTCTTGTTGAAGAAATTGGCAGAATAGCGGAGCAGACCAAGTTTAATGGTCAGCGCTTGCTTGACGGCCACTTTCATACTAAACTTCAGACAAGCTTTGCAGCCAGCGATTCACAGGTACAAATTACAATCGGCTCTATGAACACAGACGCCTTAGGCGGCCCCACATTTTCACCGACCGGTAAAGATGGTCCCATGATGTTTCTAAAAGATATTCACACTGCTACCTCAGTTGGGGTAAACGGCATAGGTGATGGTTCATTTACAACCCTTGCTGGCTTTGGTTTTCCGCCTAATTATAGTTACACTGCAAAAAGCGCTTTTGCTTATAGCGGGATAGCGTCGTTTCAGGTGGCTGATTCAACAAGTTTGACAGGTTTCAAGTCTCAGGCATCAAACGCTATAGCCATTATTGACTCTGCTCTAACTTTTGTAACAAGCGCTATGGCTGATATGGGCGCTAAAGGTAATCAACTTGAGGCCAATATAAGAAATTTAGAGAATGTACTGGAGACAACACAGGCTTCAAGGTCAAGGATAATGGATGCCGATTTTGCAGCAGAAACGGCTAATCTTACCAAGTCTATGATTTTACAGCAGTCAGGCATATCGGTACTTGCGCAGGCGAATTCATCTCCGCAAAATGTGCTTGCACTGCTAAAATAG
- a CDS encoding flavin reductase family protein, protein MQTVVAKGITHGVYVITANANGKINGMTASWVSQVSFSPLMLMVSIAPGRYSNELIKKSGYFAINVLSSKQDEEARLFGFNSGRDVDKFKNIAHFKAPNGSPIIESAMAYCECTLDHVFSAGDHELFVGNVVAAKLLKDVDPLLFVWDKFF, encoded by the coding sequence ATGCAAACTGTAGTAGCCAAAGGTATAACACACGGAGTGTATGTAATCACAGCAAATGCAAACGGTAAAATTAACGGCATGACCGCAAGCTGGGTCTCTCAGGTGTCATTTAGTCCTCTGATGTTAATGGTTTCAATTGCTCCGGGCAGGTATTCAAATGAGTTAATAAAAAAGTCGGGTTATTTTGCAATAAATGTCTTATCCTCTAAGCAAGACGAAGAGGCTCGGCTTTTTGGTTTCAATAGCGGCAGAGATGTCGATAAGTTTAAAAATATCGCTCATTTTAAAGCGCCAAACGGCTCGCCAATAATTGAAAGCGCTATGGCTTATTGTGAATGTACGCTTGATCATGTGTTTTCAGCAGGTGACCATGAGCTTTTTGTTGGAAACGTCGTTGCTGCAAAACTTCTAAAAGATGTTGACCCATTGCTGTTTGTATGGGATAAGTTCTTTTAG
- a CDS encoding HAMP domain-containing histidine kinase, protein MMRRLTDAEFIEELRARFEDKEKALTDIRMMTRKLEEVNARLQESEALRSNFLSNIKNELNNPMTSIMGLSGQLSVNASTLDCNDIKAIAELIHEESFVLDFQLKNIFMAAELESGETTLTHVMVDVVSLISSIIDSFSKVAAKKNVTINFSPVFAQATEVNGNEFFFVTDSEKLQLILTNLISNAIEFSKEGGTVEITLSRSDGMLQIVVKDYGIGISNTSLRAIFDRFVQVDFGTMKAHRGHGLGLSIVRTLVDLINGKITVESEIDKWTEFTLILQELEGQVEMDSFSSEGNDFLFDDEQQF, encoded by the coding sequence CGCGCTTTGAGGACAAGGAAAAAGCGCTTACAGATATCCGCATGATGACAAGAAAACTTGAAGAGGTCAACGCAAGGCTGCAGGAGTCTGAGGCGCTCAGAAGTAATTTTTTGTCAAATATAAAAAATGAACTAAACAACCCCATGACCTCCATAATGGGTCTTTCCGGGCAGCTTTCCGTAAATGCCTCAACCCTTGATTGTAATGACATTAAAGCAATAGCCGAGCTGATTCACGAGGAGTCGTTTGTGCTGGATTTTCAGTTGAAAAATATCTTTATGGCGGCAGAACTTGAATCCGGAGAGACAACGCTCACCCATGTCATGGTTGACGTAGTTTCGCTTATTTCAAGCATCATTGATTCTTTTAGTAAGGTGGCGGCAAAAAAGAATGTTACTATTAATTTTTCACCTGTTTTCGCTCAAGCTACTGAGGTAAATGGCAATGAGTTCTTTTTTGTAACCGACTCTGAAAAACTGCAGTTAATTCTCACAAATTTAATAAGTAATGCAATAGAGTTTAGTAAAGAGGGCGGCACTGTAGAGATAACGCTTTCAAGGTCAGACGGGATGCTTCAAATAGTGGTAAAAGATTACGGCATTGGGATAAGCAACACGAGTTTGAGAGCAATATTTGACAGATTTGTTCAGGTTGACTTTGGAACTATGAAAGCTCACAGAGGGCATGGACTTGGTTTAAGCATAGTGAGGACACTTGTTGATCTGATAAACGGTAAAATTACAGTTGAATCTGAGATAGATAAGTGGACGGAGTTTACGTTGATTTTGCAGGAGTTGGAGGGTCAGGTAGAGATGGATTCTTTCTCCTCAGAGGGTAATGACTTTCTTTTTGACGATGAGCAGCAGTTTTAA
- the xth gene encoding exodeoxyribonuclease III: protein MKICSFNVNSIKARLEVIAEWLKRRENDIDVLCLQELKGVDETFPHEFFNSHGFHYCETFGQKAYNGVAICSKLPLTNVKRGFTTDCADAQRRIIQADISGITIINVYVPHGDERGTEKYYYKLNWYKSLLDHIEAATSKNIVIVGDLNVTREDIDVYDPKAYHDTVATMPEERESLQRIIDCGLTDAFRHLYPDVRQYTWWAYGAAIWKDQGLRIDYVLTTKEMIKRLRSIEVDVWPRKKKTLKPSDHAPLIVEFDVVTISF from the coding sequence ATGAAGATATGTTCGTTTAACGTAAACTCGATAAAAGCGCGGCTTGAAGTGATTGCAGAGTGGCTAAAGCGGCGTGAAAATGACATTGACGTGCTTTGCCTTCAGGAGTTAAAGGGCGTGGATGAGACATTTCCCCATGAGTTTTTTAACTCACACGGCTTTCATTACTGTGAGACATTTGGTCAGAAAGCATATAACGGAGTTGCAATATGCTCAAAGCTGCCGCTTACCAATGTTAAACGCGGATTTACGACAGACTGTGCGGATGCTCAAAGAAGGATTATACAGGCTGATATTAGCGGCATTACTATAATAAACGTCTATGTACCGCACGGAGATGAGAGGGGCACAGAGAAGTATTACTATAAGTTAAACTGGTATAAGTCTTTACTTGACCATATAGAAGCTGCCACAAGTAAAAACATAGTTATAGTTGGAGATTTAAATGTAACCCGTGAGGATATTGACGTCTATGACCCTAAAGCGTACCACGACACGGTGGCAACAATGCCGGAGGAGAGGGAATCACTGCAAAGGATTATTGATTGTGGACTTACGGATGCTTTTAGGCACTTGTATCCCGATGTCAGACAATACACGTGGTGGGCGTATGGCGCTGCTATATGGAAAGATCAGGGACTTAGGATTGACTATGTGCTCACTACAAAGGAGATGATTAAACGCCTGCGCTCTATAGAAGTTGATGTGTGGCCAAGAAAGAAAAAAACGCTTAAGCCCTCAGACCATGCGCCGCTTATCGTTGAGTTTGATGTTGTAACAATTAGTTTTTAA
- a CDS encoding glycosyltransferase family 2 protein, translating to MRIAVLKILNRIFPLKMEGDAVVGSAANERDVSCVINFYGRIDLLEGILYCLVEQDLPKDRYEVILVEDRGGTSEGFAAYNKFKDKMNVSYYSLSEKYGMMGYARNFAINRVKGKYCLLLDDDTILTGNDFLTTLIDDFIRTGADAIIPHGSAAFCLWKEKYCYHEPHFPTSRCMAYTTEVLSKLHGFVSSIIGQEDVEFVVRFLASGKKFYKSDRLKYLHPPFLVNNLSKPIAVGKSIAGLKKRYHPLIYSMLIVNGARHLPLLFSPVSMKSRMQGKFALGFIIGVFYYFLNLKADYK from the coding sequence ATAAGGATTGCAGTTTTAAAAATTCTTAACCGGATTTTTCCTCTTAAAATGGAGGGGGATGCCGTTGTTGGCTCAGCAGCAAATGAGCGTGATGTCTCGTGTGTGATAAATTTTTATGGTCGGATAGACTTATTAGAGGGCATCCTCTATTGCCTTGTCGAGCAGGACTTGCCAAAGGACAGATACGAAGTCATATTGGTAGAGGACAGGGGCGGTACAAGTGAGGGGTTTGCTGCTTACAATAAATTTAAGGACAAAATGAATGTCTCATACTACAGTCTCAGCGAAAAATACGGCATGATGGGCTACGCCAGGAACTTTGCTATAAACAGGGTCAAAGGGAAATATTGTCTGCTTTTGGATGATGATACCATACTAACAGGCAATGACTTTCTTACAACTCTCATAGATGACTTTATCCGCACTGGAGCTGATGCCATAATACCGCATGGCAGCGCTGCGTTTTGTCTTTGGAAAGAGAAATACTGCTACCACGAACCACACTTTCCAACCAGCCGATGTATGGCATATACCACAGAGGTTCTAAGTAAGCTGCACGGTTTTGTCTCATCTATAATAGGGCAGGAGGATGTTGAATTTGTGGTTCGTTTCCTTGCCTCAGGCAAAAAGTTCTACAAGTCCGACAGACTAAAATATCTGCACCCGCCTTTTCTTGTTAATAATTTGAGTAAACCCATAGCCGTTGGCAAGTCTATAGCAGGACTTAAGAAAAGATACCATCCGCTTATATACTCTATGCTAATAGTAAACGGTGCAAGACATTTACCACTGCTCTTTTCACCTGTCAGTATGAAAAGCCGTATGCAGGGCAAATTCGCTCTCGGCTTTATAATAGGTGTGTTCTATTATTTCTTAAATTTGAAAGCCGATTATAAATGA
- a CDS encoding chemotaxis protein CheD has protein sequence MNEHFLYPGTLLADKAPYAITTVLGSCISVCLWDPQLRHGGMNHYLLPLWNGEGLASPKYGNIAIAKLIEKVMSFGSTKRNLQAKVFGGAAMMESSSGLLNVGERNILIAQDILFEEKIMITGSDVGGNQGRKIIFNTETGVVLVKKVKKSTG, from the coding sequence ATGAACGAACATTTTTTGTATCCGGGTACGCTGCTTGCCGATAAGGCTCCGTATGCGATAACTACGGTGCTGGGCTCTTGCATATCAGTGTGCCTGTGGGATCCGCAGCTGCGGCACGGCGGGATGAATCATTACCTGCTGCCGCTTTGGAACGGTGAGGGATTGGCCTCGCCAAAGTACGGAAACATAGCGATAGCTAAACTTATAGAGAAGGTGATGTCTTTTGGCTCAACTAAAAGAAATCTACAGGCAAAGGTATTTGGCGGAGCAGCTATGATGGAAAGTTCCTCGGGACTTTTAAACGTGGGCGAGCGAAACATCTTAATAGCGCAGGATATACTTTTTGAGGAAAAGATAATGATAACCGGCTCAGACGTTGGCGGAAACCAGGGGAGAAAGATAATTTTTAACACAGAAACCGGCGTTGTGTTAGTTAAAAAGGTGAAAAAGAGCACAGGGTAA
- a CDS encoding type II toxin-antitoxin system Phd/YefM family antitoxin, translating to MLKKISAMDARRQFGQLMDEVSVRQDDYIVERAGKPIVAIIPVRQYEQLQKNKEQDAEQFFKWVDNLREKTKDVDPEILEQEIAEAVAAVKREELDEIKVRLTQQF from the coding sequence GTGCTTAAAAAAATATCGGCAATGGATGCCCGCCGACAGTTTGGGCAGCTTATGGACGAGGTGTCTGTAAGACAAGACGACTATATTGTAGAGCGTGCCGGAAAGCCGATTGTTGCTATTATACCAGTGAGACAATATGAACAATTACAGAAGAATAAGGAACAAGATGCAGAGCAGTTTTTTAAATGGGTTGATAATTTAAGAGAAAAAACAAAAGATGTTGACCCTGAAATCTTAGAACAAGAGATAGCTGAGGCCGTAGCTGCTGTTAAAAGGGAAGAACTGGATGAAATCAAGGTTAGGTTAACGCAACAGTTCTAA
- a CDS encoding putative toxin-antitoxin system toxin component, PIN family, producing MLKIVIDANVFISAILNSRGSPAKILDLVKSGKLMLITSVMIISEVKKVILYPKIQKRHKYTSHEVQQYLDKIFVIAQVIETDLKIEAIAEDSTDNKYLECALGGGADFIVSGDHHLLDLKVFQGVEILKPDEFLYRFNNG from the coding sequence ATGCTAAAAATAGTTATAGACGCTAATGTGTTTATTAGCGCCATTTTAAACTCTCGTGGCAGTCCTGCAAAAATTCTTGATTTAGTGAAAAGCGGTAAACTTATGTTAATCACTTCTGTTATGATTATTTCTGAAGTCAAGAAAGTTATCTTATATCCTAAAATTCAAAAACGCCACAAATATACCTCACATGAAGTGCAACAATATTTAGACAAAATATTTGTCATAGCTCAAGTCATTGAAACTGATTTGAAAATAGAAGCTATTGCAGAAGATTCCACAGATAACAAATATCTGGAGTGTGCCTTAGGGGGAGGAGCAGATTTCATTGTTTCAGGAGATCATCATCTTTTGGATTTAAAAGTTTTTCAAGGAGTGGAGATTCTAAAGCCGGATGAGTTTCTATATCGGTTTAACAATGGGTAA
- the gyrA gene encoding DNA gyrase subunit A, translating into MSTIAISIEEEMKVSYLDYAMSVIIGRALPEVRDGLKPVQRRILYAMFREGLLSNRRYSKCAGVVGEVLKKYHPHGDSAVYDALVRMAQDFNMRYPLIDGQGNFGSMDGDPAAAYRYTEARLSKIAEELLNDIDKETVDYIPNFDETTEEPVVLPATVPNLIINGASGIAVGMATNIPPHNLGEVIDALLHLLETPESEIETRDLMKFVKGPDFPTGGIIFGLQGIINAYETGRGQIKVRAKANFEQRGRSGESIIVTELPYQVNKARLMEKIAELVREKKIEGISDLRDESDRDGIRMVIEIKRDEMAQVVLNNLYKHTAMESTFGVIMLALAGGQPRVMGLKTILSHFLRHRREIVIRRTRFDLRKAEERAHILEGLKIALDNLDAIITLIRAAETPEIARRGLITEFPLSEIQANAILEMRLQRLTGLEREKIVSEYNEIIKEIESLRAILASEALIAQIIKTELLEIREKYADERRTEIVADISEISVEDLITEEEMVITVSHNGYIKRNPLSEYRRQRRGGKGSIGMETREEDYVKQLFIGSTHDHILFFTNLGRLYWLKIYQIPEAGRATKGKAIVNLLQLQSGEKLATALPVKGFQSGYLMMFTKKGIVKKTQLSEFSNPRSKGVIAISIDDDDELIAVKMTDGRSDVIIGTQFGHAIRFNEDDVRDMGRGARGVIGIRLKSKDEVVSADVTDDRSTLLTVTELGYGKRTKAVEYNAQSRGGQGVISIKITEKGGKAVGLIQVRDDDEIMLITKAGKLIRTPAENIPVTGRNTQGVRIMDVGPENMIVGIGKSAEKDTKPEE; encoded by the coding sequence ATGTCAACGATAGCTATAAGCATAGAAGAGGAGATGAAGGTAAGCTACCTGGATTACGCTATGAGCGTAATAATAGGGAGGGCGCTGCCGGAGGTAAGGGACGGTCTGAAACCTGTGCAGAGGCGTATTCTGTATGCGATGTTTAGAGAGGGGCTGCTCTCTAACAGGAGGTACTCAAAGTGTGCCGGTGTTGTCGGAGAGGTGCTAAAGAAGTATCATCCTCATGGTGACAGCGCAGTCTATGATGCGCTTGTGCGTATGGCTCAGGATTTTAACATGAGGTATCCTTTAATAGACGGTCAGGGTAACTTTGGCTCTATGGATGGCGACCCTGCTGCGGCATACAGATACACTGAGGCGAGGCTTTCTAAGATTGCCGAGGAGCTCCTTAACGACATAGATAAGGAAACGGTTGATTACATCCCCAATTTTGATGAAACCACCGAGGAGCCTGTCGTTTTACCTGCTACCGTGCCTAATCTTATCATAAATGGAGCCTCAGGAATAGCAGTAGGTATGGCTACAAACATTCCTCCACACAATCTTGGTGAGGTGATAGACGCTTTGCTGCATTTGCTTGAAACACCAGAGTCTGAGATAGAGACCCGTGATTTAATGAAATTCGTAAAAGGCCCGGACTTTCCAACCGGAGGCATCATTTTTGGTTTGCAGGGGATTATCAATGCCTATGAGACCGGACGCGGGCAGATAAAGGTGCGCGCAAAGGCTAATTTTGAACAAAGAGGGCGCAGCGGAGAAAGCATTATTGTAACGGAGCTGCCGTATCAGGTAAATAAGGCGCGTCTTATGGAAAAAATAGCAGAGCTAGTAAGAGAGAAAAAGATTGAGGGAATTTCTGACTTGAGAGACGAGTCCGACCGTGACGGCATCCGAATGGTAATTGAGATAAAACGGGATGAGATGGCACAGGTGGTTTTAAATAATCTCTATAAGCATACAGCGATGGAATCCACCTTTGGAGTGATCATGCTGGCGCTTGCCGGTGGGCAGCCAAGGGTGATGGGGCTAAAGACCATTCTAAGTCATTTCCTTAGACACAGGCGTGAGATAGTAATTAGGCGCACTCGGTTTGATTTACGGAAAGCGGAGGAGCGTGCCCATATATTGGAGGGCTTGAAGATTGCCCTTGATAACCTTGACGCTATAATAACACTTATCAGAGCGGCAGAAACTCCTGAAATAGCACGTCGCGGTCTTATAACCGAATTTCCGCTCTCAGAAATTCAGGCTAACGCTATCCTTGAGATGCGCCTGCAGAGACTGACCGGTCTTGAGCGCGAAAAAATCGTAAGTGAATACAATGAGATTATAAAAGAGATTGAGAGTTTAAGGGCAATACTGGCAAGTGAGGCGCTGATAGCTCAGATTATAAAGACGGAGCTTTTGGAGATCAGAGAAAAGTACGCCGATGAGAGACGCACAGAAATTGTTGCGGATATTTCTGAAATCTCAGTAGAAGATCTTATAACCGAAGAGGAGATGGTTATCACAGTTTCCCATAACGGCTATATAAAGAGAAATCCACTGTCTGAGTACAGACGGCAAAGGCGCGGCGGTAAGGGATCAATTGGGATGGAAACACGCGAAGAGGACTACGTTAAGCAATTATTTATCGGCTCAACGCATGACCATATACTGTTTTTTACAAATCTTGGGCGGCTCTATTGGCTTAAGATTTATCAGATACCGGAAGCTGGGCGAGCGACTAAGGGCAAAGCGATAGTGAATCTGCTTCAGTTACAATCGGGTGAAAAGCTGGCAACGGCGCTTCCGGTTAAAGGATTTCAAAGCGGCTACCTGATGATGTTTACAAAAAAGGGTATTGTGAAAAAAACGCAGCTCTCGGAGTTTAGCAATCCTCGCAGTAAGGGCGTCATTGCTATTTCTATTGATGACGATGACGAGCTTATAGCGGTAAAGATGACTGACGGCAGATCTGATGTGATAATAGGAACACAGTTTGGACATGCTATAAGGTTTAACGAAGACGATGTCAGAGATATGGGGCGAGGAGCACGTGGAGTAATCGGCATCCGCTTAAAGAGCAAAGACGAGGTAGTGTCGGCTGATGTAACAGATGATAGGTCAACCCTGCTAACGGTAACTGAGCTGGGTTACGGTAAGAGGACAAAGGCTGTGGAGTACAATGCACAAAGCCGCGGCGGACAGGGTGTAATCTCAATTAAGATAACGGAAAAAGGCGGCAAAGCGGTGGGTCTCATTCAGGTGCGAGATGATGATGAGATAATGCTTATCACAAAAGCAGGCAAGCTAATCCGCACACCGGCAGAAAATATACCGGTAACTGGTAGAAACACGCAAGGGGTCAGGATTATGGACGTGGGCCCAGAGAACATGATTGTAGGAATCGGTAAATCAGCCGAAAAGGATACTAAGCCGGAAGAGTAG
- the gyrB gene encoding DNA topoisomerase (ATP-hydrolyzing) subunit B has product MENSREDVVSEGSPEGVAGDALYEAESIQILKGLEGVQARPAMYIGSTGIEGLHHLVYEVVDNSVDEALAGHCTSVEVTLHHDGSCTVIDDGRGIPVEIHPGDPKKRTAAEIVLTELHAGGKFDSKAYKISGGLHGVGVSVVNALSEWLEVEIKKEGKVYQQRFERGKPVCGLTVVGETDKRGTNITFKPDPKVFEITEFNFDTLAQRLRELAFLNKGLRISLLEEISAKEHTFIYEGGIVSFVEHLNKNKICVQDKPLYITGQREGCHVEIALEYNDSYTELIYTYANNINTREGGTHLTGFKAALTRTANAYASSAGLMKTGSLSGEDVREGLTAVISVKVQNPQFEGQTKMKLGNTEIKGIVESIVNDSLGKYFEENPSMAKKIIEKSIQALRARDAARKARELTRRKGALEDSGLPGKLADCSEKDPAQSEIYIVEGDSAGGSAKQGRDRRFQAILPLRGKILNVEKARFDKMLSSEEIRILITVLGTGIGSDEFDIAKLRYHRVILMTDADVDGAHIRTLLLTFFYRQMPEIIERGYLYIAQPPLYKVKKGKTEKYVQNDTEMQDMLFELAVSELEATIRDSKVRGKPLLTHFKRLMSYEKLIEWHVRRQSDGDLLRYILKFKDLESTIKDEEKFKEFLTVLKDKYKDTEWREIVFDKEHMSYSVKLERQNKGLTINFNFIKSPEYKELRTYYAIVEDMGELPYVITHQGVEHEFGTTTEVLEFIMKIARKGLHIQRYKGLGEMNPHQLWETTMDPEKRIFLQVTIEDTVQSDAIFTILMGDAVEPRKDFITKHALEARNVDI; this is encoded by the coding sequence ATGGAAAACAGTCGTGAAGATGTGGTCTCAGAGGGCAGCCCGGAGGGTGTGGCAGGGGATGCGTTGTATGAGGCAGAATCAATACAGATACTAAAGGGTCTTGAGGGGGTGCAGGCAAGGCCTGCCATGTACATAGGGTCAACAGGAATTGAAGGGCTTCACCATCTGGTGTATGAGGTAGTGGATAACAGTGTTGATGAGGCACTGGCCGGGCACTGTACAAGCGTTGAAGTTACGCTTCATCATGACGGCAGCTGCACAGTTATTGATGACGGACGAGGGATTCCGGTTGAGATTCATCCGGGAGACCCTAAAAAACGCACCGCAGCAGAGATAGTTCTCACTGAGCTTCATGCCGGGGGTAAGTTTGACTCTAAAGCGTATAAAATCTCAGGCGGTCTTCACGGGGTGGGAGTCTCTGTGGTAAATGCCCTCAGTGAGTGGCTTGAGGTGGAGATAAAAAAGGAAGGCAAAGTTTATCAGCAGCGATTTGAGCGCGGCAAACCCGTCTGCGGGCTTACTGTGGTCGGTGAGACGGATAAAAGAGGCACAAATATAACGTTTAAACCAGACCCAAAAGTTTTTGAAATCACCGAGTTTAACTTTGACACTCTTGCTCAACGACTGAGAGAGCTTGCATTTTTAAACAAAGGGCTTAGGATATCGCTTTTAGAGGAGATTTCCGCCAAAGAGCACACGTTTATCTATGAGGGCGGCATCGTGTCATTTGTTGAGCATTTAAATAAGAATAAAATTTGCGTACAGGATAAGCCTCTCTATATAACCGGGCAGCGTGAGGGCTGTCACGTGGAGATTGCGCTTGAATATAACGATAGTTACACGGAGCTTATATATACCTATGCTAATAACATAAACACGCGTGAGGGTGGCACTCATCTAACCGGTTTTAAGGCAGCCCTTACAAGAACCGCTAACGCTTATGCAAGCTCTGCTGGGCTTATGAAAACAGGCTCACTGTCGGGCGAGGACGTCCGTGAGGGGCTAACAGCAGTAATCAGCGTAAAGGTGCAAAACCCTCAGTTTGAAGGGCAAACTAAGATGAAACTCGGTAACACCGAAATCAAGGGCATAGTGGAGTCAATTGTCAATGACTCACTGGGTAAGTATTTTGAAGAGAACCCATCTATGGCCAAAAAAATAATAGAAAAATCCATTCAAGCGCTGAGGGCACGTGATGCCGCGCGTAAGGCACGGGAATTAACCCGCCGAAAGGGTGCGCTTGAGGACTCAGGGCTTCCCGGTAAACTTGCCGACTGCTCGGAAAAAGACCCGGCACAAAGCGAGATATACATAGTGGAGGGGGATTCGGCAGGAGGCTCAGCAAAGCAGGGGCGTGACAGACGGTTTCAGGCAATACTGCCACTGAGGGGTAAGATTTTAAATGTGGAAAAGGCACGGTTTGATAAAATGCTCTCCTCTGAGGAGATTCGGATTCTTATCACAGTGCTTGGCACGGGGATTGGCTCCGATGAGTTTGATATAGCAAAACTCAGGTACCACAGAGTAATCCTGATGACTGACGCCGATGTTGACGGAGCGCACATTCGGACGCTTTTACTTACGTTCTTTTATCGCCAGATGCCTGAAATCATAGAGCGCGGTTATCTCTACATAGCTCAGCCCCCCTTGTATAAAGTGAAAAAGGGTAAGACCGAGAAATACGTACAAAACGATACTGAGATGCAGGATATGCTTTTTGAGCTTGCAGTCTCTGAACTTGAGGCAACTATCAGGGATTCAAAAGTCCGGGGGAAACCACTGCTTACGCATTTTAAAAGACTGATGTCCTATGAAAAACTAATAGAGTGGCATGTAAGACGGCAAAGTGACGGAGATCTGCTCCGTTACATTCTGAAATTTAAAGACTTAGAAAGCACAATAAAAGACGAAGAGAAATTCAAGGAATTTCTTACCGTACTGAAAGACAAGTACAAAGACACCGAGTGGAGAGAGATAGTGTTTGATAAAGAGCACATGAGCTACTCGGTAAAACTTGAGAGACAAAATAAGGGGCTTACGATTAACTTTAATTTTATAAAATCCCCGGAGTATAAGGAACTGAGGACTTATTACGCAATCGTGGAGGACATGGGGGAGCTGCCCTATGTGATAACTCATCAAGGGGTGGAGCACGAGTTTGGCACGACAACTGAGGTGCTTGAGTTTATAATGAAAATAGCACGAAAAGGGCTTCACATCCAGCGGTATAAAGGACTGGGGGAGATGAACCCGCATCAGTTGTGGGAGACTACGATGGATCCAGAAAAGCGGATTTTTCTTCAGGTAACGATAGAGGACACGGTGCAGTCAGACGCTATTTTTACAATTCTAATGGGAGATGCCGTGGAGCCCAGAAAGGACTTTATAACCAAACATGCACTTGAGGCCAGAAATGTTGATATTTAA